The following coding sequences lie in one Campylobacter concisus genomic window:
- a CDS encoding phosphoethanolamine transferase, protein MLNINKFKSISFLKFLTLFTAYIFFINYIFLYKGVLSGFLQNNQLSFSIFFFLIFAIVFILVFASIFCILFVPFLLKPITIILILASGISAYFMQAYGVIIDKDMLLNVLHTDTKEAFSYFSTGLVFWIIITTILPCVYVAFVKINYGSFKNELKSRAKIISFSIVAIAIIFSLTSKIFIPFFREHSNLRTALLPYYPIYSAVKLVKSITQKPLPFTYVADDAVLADNKNKILVLIVGETQRSRNYSLNGYAKNDTNKFTKQKDVVSFTNFYSCGTATETSVPCLFSDLKRENFSNREAKARENLVDIINKLGIKTYFFGNNSGGCKGVCDNLDQNHTSDHRAEGFDEVIFDEAKKVIEDANSTTLIVLHLQGSHGPIYYKGYPSKFKEFTPTCDTAELNKCTPEEIANTYDNTILYEDYLQSELINALEARKDKFEVTMFFFSDHGESLGENGIYLHGLPYSIAPDEQKHIPAIVFSSDSELLKRLKTRRDESLSHDFIFSSVLGYFVVKTKVYEPEFDIFRK, encoded by the coding sequence ATGCTAAATATTAATAAATTTAAAAGTATCAGTTTTTTAAAGTTTCTGACTTTATTTACTGCTTACATATTTTTTATAAATTATATATTTTTATACAAAGGCGTTCTTTCAGGCTTTCTACAAAATAATCAACTTTCTTTTTCTATATTCTTTTTTCTTATATTTGCAATTGTCTTTATCTTAGTTTTCGCTAGTATTTTTTGCATCTTATTTGTACCTTTTTTACTAAAGCCAATTACAATTATTTTGATTTTAGCAAGTGGCATATCTGCTTACTTTATGCAAGCATATGGTGTTATTATAGATAAAGATATGTTATTAAACGTCCTACACACCGATACCAAAGAAGCCTTTAGTTACTTTAGCACAGGTTTAGTTTTTTGGATAATTATTACAACCATCTTACCTTGCGTATATGTAGCATTTGTAAAGATTAACTATGGTAGTTTCAAAAATGAGCTTAAATCAAGAGCAAAAATTATCTCATTTTCTATAGTTGCGATAGCTATCATATTTTCATTAACGTCTAAAATTTTTATACCATTTTTTAGAGAACACTCGAATTTAAGAACCGCATTGCTCCCATACTATCCCATCTATTCAGCTGTAAAATTAGTAAAATCGATCACACAAAAACCACTACCTTTTACCTATGTAGCAGATGATGCGGTACTAGCTGATAATAAAAATAAAATTTTAGTTTTGATAGTTGGCGAGACGCAAAGAAGCAGAAACTACTCACTAAATGGCTACGCTAAAAACGATACAAATAAATTTACTAAACAAAAAGATGTGGTAAGTTTTACGAATTTCTACTCATGTGGAACCGCAACAGAAACTAGTGTGCCTTGCCTATTTTCAGACTTAAAGCGAGAAAATTTTAGCAACCGCGAAGCAAAAGCTCGTGAAAATTTAGTTGATATCATCAATAAACTTGGCATAAAAACATACTTTTTTGGCAACAATAGCGGCGGTTGCAAGGGCGTTTGCGACAATCTCGATCAAAACCATACTTCAGATCATCGAGCAGAAGGCTTTGACGAAGTGATATTTGATGAGGCCAAAAAGGTCATCGAAGATGCAAATTCCACTACCCTTATCGTGCTACACCTGCAAGGCTCGCATGGCCCTATCTACTACAAAGGCTACCCAAGCAAATTTAAAGAATTTACCCCAACGTGCGATACTGCGGAGCTAAATAAATGCACGCCAGAAGAGATAGCAAACACCTACGACAACACCATTTTATATGAGGACTATCTACAAAGTGAGCTGATAAACGCCCTTGAAGCAAGAAAAGATAAATTTGAAGTCACCATGTTCTTTTTCTCAGATCACGGAGAGAGCCTAGGCGAAAATGGCATATATTTACATGGTCTGCCTTATTCCATCGCTCCAGATGAGCAAAAACACATCCCAGCCATAGTCTTTTCAAGCGATAGCGAACTTTTGAAAAGGCTAAAAACTAGGAGAGATGAAAGTCTTTCGCATGATTTTATATTTAGCTCAGTTCTTGGATATTTTGTGGTAAAAACTAAGGTTTATGAACCAGAATTTGATATCTTTAGGAAGTAA
- a CDS encoding ComEA family DNA-binding protein → MWIKILLCLVVASIAYGANLNTASKNELMGLGLSKGQALNIIKYRKAHKFKSIDELEKVQGIGFNDMQKVKEKLSIKENAKVKKTEAKNSKGKKK, encoded by the coding sequence ATGTGGATTAAAATTTTACTTTGTTTGGTAGTTGCAAGTATTGCATATGGCGCTAATCTAAATACAGCCAGCAAAAATGAGTTAATGGGGCTTGGGCTAAGTAAAGGCCAAGCATTAAACATCATAAAATACAGAAAAGCCCACAAATTTAAAAGCATCGATGAGCTTGAAAAAGTCCAAGGTATTGGTTTTAACGATATGCAAAAAGTTAAAGAAAAACTTAGCATAAAAGAGAATGCGAAAGTCAAAAAAACTGAAGCAAAAAACTCCAAAGGCAAGAAAAAATAA
- a CDS encoding transglycosylase domain-containing protein yields MKYILAFIFIVAISLGGAFLYFYSQVRFDAYAIIDYKPKLTTQIFDRNNELIANIFEENRIYVKYNDIPPRVIEALVAIEDTSYFEHGGINVEAMARAAIKDIKARKLVEGASTLTQQLIKNLALSREKKFTRKIKEIVLAMKLESELSKEDIIERYLNHVYFGHGYYGIKTAAEGYFRKELNELSIKEIAMLVGMPKAPSTYDPTKHLDLSLSRANRVLERMYSIGWINEDEYRKGVLEEPAVFDDTLTRNKAPYVVDEIIKEASKKFDDIKTGGYKIQSTVDLNVQKIAQDALVYGYNEILKRDKKANPEMLNGAIVVTHPQSGQILALIGGIDYAKSSYNRATQSKRQPGSSIKPFIYQIALDSGYSVVSQVADIARTFDMGNGKEWTPKNYSGGFQGYITIKSALTQSRNLATINLLNDLGLSSVRKQLTDMGFNDIPENLSIALGSFGISPLDFAKFYSMFPNDGEVVEPTLIKHIENSFGASMDYEPQKKQVLKPEQAFLMTTLLQNVVNNGTGRNAKVNGIQIAGKTGTSNNSIDAWFCGYSPDIEAIIWYGNDDNSPMKKVEGGSRTAAPVFKKFMEGYIKLYPTLRRAFEQPDGVYKGYYNGADEYYTNDSPLPQNTPTNDIIQDQENDGLLF; encoded by the coding sequence ATGAAATATATCTTGGCATTTATCTTTATAGTTGCCATTTCGCTTGGCGGAGCATTTTTATATTTTTATTCACAAGTTAGATTTGATGCTTACGCTATCATCGACTACAAACCAAAGCTTACAACGCAAATTTTTGATAGAAACAACGAACTCATCGCAAATATCTTTGAAGAAAATAGAATTTACGTAAAATATAACGACATCCCGCCGCGTGTCATCGAAGCGCTCGTAGCTATCGAGGATACGAGCTACTTTGAGCATGGTGGTATAAACGTAGAAGCTATGGCAAGAGCTGCCATAAAAGATATTAAAGCTAGAAAGCTGGTCGAGGGAGCTTCAACACTAACACAACAGCTTATTAAAAATTTGGCTCTAAGCCGTGAGAAGAAATTTACAAGAAAGATAAAAGAGATCGTGCTTGCCATGAAGCTTGAAAGCGAGCTTAGCAAAGAAGATATCATCGAAAGATACCTAAATCACGTATATTTTGGGCATGGCTACTACGGCATCAAAACAGCTGCGGAGGGCTACTTTAGAAAAGAGCTAAATGAGCTAAGCATAAAAGAGATAGCGATGCTAGTTGGCATGCCAAAAGCGCCAAGCACCTATGATCCTACAAAGCACCTAGACCTCTCGCTTAGCCGCGCAAACAGGGTTCTTGAGAGGATGTATAGTATCGGCTGGATAAACGAGGACGAGTACCGAAAGGGCGTGCTTGAAGAGCCAGCAGTCTTTGACGATACACTCACAAGAAATAAAGCTCCTTACGTGGTCGATGAGATCATAAAAGAGGCTTCAAAGAAATTTGACGATATAAAAACTGGCGGCTACAAGATACAAAGCACAGTCGATCTAAATGTGCAAAAGATCGCTCAGGACGCTCTTGTCTATGGCTACAATGAAATTTTAAAAAGAGATAAAAAGGCAAATCCAGAGATGCTAAATGGCGCTATCGTCGTCACTCATCCACAAAGCGGACAAATTTTGGCACTAATTGGCGGTATTGACTACGCAAAAAGCAGTTATAACCGTGCCACTCAAAGCAAGCGCCAGCCAGGATCAAGCATTAAGCCATTTATCTATCAAATAGCCCTTGATAGCGGTTACTCTGTCGTCTCTCAAGTAGCTGATATCGCTAGGACGTTTGACATGGGCAATGGCAAAGAATGGACGCCAAAGAACTATAGCGGCGGCTTTCAAGGCTACATCACGATAAAATCAGCCTTAACCCAGTCTCGCAACCTCGCAACCATAAATTTACTAAACGATCTTGGTCTTAGCTCGGTTCGCAAACAGCTTACAGATATGGGCTTTAACGACATCCCTGAAAATTTATCAATCGCACTTGGTAGCTTTGGAATTTCGCCACTTGACTTTGCAAAATTTTACTCGATGTTTCCAAACGATGGCGAAGTGGTTGAGCCTACGCTCATTAAGCATATAGAAAATAGCTTTGGCGCGTCGATGGACTATGAGCCTCAAAAGAAGCAGGTACTAAAACCTGAGCAGGCATTTTTGATGACTACCTTGCTTCAAAACGTCGTAAACAACGGCACCGGACGCAACGCAAAGGTAAATGGCATCCAGATCGCTGGCAAAACTGGCACGTCGAACAACAGCATCGATGCTTGGTTTTGCGGCTATTCGCCTGATATCGAGGCCATCATCTGGTACGGAAACGACGATAACAGCCCTATGAAAAAGGTCGAGGGTGGTAGCAGGACAGCTGCACCTGTCTTTAAGAAATTTATGGAGGGCTACATTAAGCTCTACCCTACCCTAAGACGTGCATTTGAGCAGCCTGATGGCGTCTATAAAGGATACTATAACGGCGCTGATGAGTACTACACAAACGACTCGCCGTTGCCGCAAAATACACCAACAAATGACATCATTCAAGATCAAGAAAACGATGGATTATTATTTTAG
- the maf gene encoding septum formation inhibitor Maf gives MITLASSSPTRANLLKDAGINFTQISFQFDESKVEKNVKPEIYVQSVVKAKKEQFLKENMGLKNLLFVDSCVACGDKILGKAKDEKEAIAMLNLQSGNECSVYTAMIFLGEFELINISRTTYKFKKFDEHDLNEYIKNNEWQGKAGAMTIENFNKKYIISQHGETSTAMGLNLKILKAFL, from the coding sequence ATGATAACGCTCGCTTCAAGCTCGCCAACAAGGGCAAATTTATTAAAAGATGCTGGTATAAATTTCACTCAAATTTCTTTCCAGTTTGACGAGAGCAAGGTAGAAAAAAACGTAAAACCTGAAATTTATGTCCAAAGTGTCGTAAAAGCCAAAAAAGAGCAATTTTTAAAAGAAAACATGGGTCTTAAAAATTTACTCTTTGTAGATAGCTGCGTGGCGTGTGGAGATAAAATTTTAGGTAAAGCAAAGGATGAAAAAGAAGCGATTGCTATGCTAAATTTGCAAAGCGGCAACGAATGCAGCGTCTATACGGCGATGATATTTTTAGGCGAATTTGAGCTTATAAACATAAGTAGGACTACGTATAAATTTAAAAAATTTGACGAGCATGACCTTAATGAATACATAAAAAATAATGAGTGGCAAGGCAAGGCTGGAGCCATGACGATAGAAAATTTTAATAAAAAATATATCATCTCCCAACACGGTGAAACCAGCACGGCCATGGGGCTAAATTTAAAAATATTAAAGGCATTTTTATGA
- a CDS encoding 3-isopropylmalate dehydratase translates to MSHYDIAFIKFDQVVLFLHVCFVALFVGLQAGLVLVGSYFIKNKFEDKERYHILLHIIRRFGIVIFILILCVIATSVVIIFGFYDANLTNPMASAMVATKCAIELFLLLNLSYIFYRYKKALKALRSHEMIELNESLIVIIYYFTPLNLLASLAAIYLGISYKVFL, encoded by the coding sequence ATGAGTCATTACGATATAGCTTTTATAAAATTTGACCAAGTAGTACTATTTTTGCATGTATGCTTTGTAGCTCTTTTTGTGGGGCTACAAGCCGGTCTTGTGCTTGTTGGAAGTTACTTTATAAAAAATAAATTTGAAGACAAGGAACGCTATCACATCTTACTTCACATTATAAGACGCTTTGGCATTGTGATTTTCATACTAATCCTTTGCGTGATAGCGACAAGTGTGGTTATAATTTTTGGATTTTATGATGCAAATTTGACAAATCCTATGGCAAGTGCGATGGTAGCAACAAAATGTGCAATAGAACTATTTTTGTTATTAAATTTAAGCTATATATTTTATAGATACAAAAAGGCCTTAAAAGCACTAAGATCGCATGAAATGATCGAGCTAAACGAGAGTTTGATCGTTATAATTTATTACTTCACACCATTAAATTTATTAGCTTCGCTAGCAGCTATTTATCTTGGTATAAGCTATAAGGTATTTTTATGA
- the alaS gene encoding alanine--tRNA ligase, giving the protein MQNLDIRKAYLDFFKSKGHEVVASAPLVPNDATLLFTNAGMVPFKSIFTGEVPRPTPPIRTSCQTCIRAGGKHNDLDNVGYTARHHTFFEMLGNFSFGEYFKKEAIAYAWEFVTEVLKLPKDKLYVTVHESDDEAFEIWSTHIAKERIYRFGDHDNFWQMGDTGPCGPCSEIFYDQGAEHFNTPEDYMGGDGDRFLEIWNLVFMQYERSADGKLSPLPKPSIDTGMGLERVTAILQGKFSNYDSTLFMPLISEVAKLCGKPYIYESGASYRVISDHIRSVTFLLAQGTTFDKEGRGYVLRRILRRAIRHGYLLGIKEPFMYKLVDKVCELMGGHYTYLNDKKAAVKEQIKLEEERFLATIASGLELFESELKNTKEIFSGEAAFKLYDTFGFPLDLTADMLREKGLKVDEARFDELMSEQKARAKAAWKGSGDKSAKGDFKELLEKFGENKFIGYEELKSKSKILALLDEEFKNVDSLDAGKEGWVMFDVTPFYAQSGGQCGDSGKIVGKANVLDTQKFHGLNLSLVKTNAALKVGDEVELEVGSDRAQIARHHSATHLLHAALRNVLGTHIAQAGSSVEADKLRFDFSHPKALSSEELSKIENLVNEWILNGANSKTELMKLEDAKNSGAIALFNEKYANNVRVVSFGNVSKELCGGTHVKNIDEIGSFFITKESGVSAGVRRVEAVCSRAALNLVKSFRAELDELKDELKSTEPLNAVKKLKNELRVLKDKLKNAKNSHELVYLDINKTKLCVTSVDGGDIKTLIDEFKNEYESAAILLIQADESGKISLAAGVKNAPLKAGAWVKFAAQILGGNGGGKDDFATAGGKDASMIEDAIKDSLEYARQALEK; this is encoded by the coding sequence ATGCAAAATTTAGATATAAGAAAGGCATATCTTGATTTTTTTAAATCAAAAGGTCATGAAGTCGTAGCTTCAGCGCCACTCGTGCCAAACGATGCAACACTACTTTTCACAAACGCTGGCATGGTGCCATTTAAGAGCATTTTCACAGGCGAAGTGCCACGCCCAACACCACCTATCCGCACTAGCTGTCAGACCTGCATAAGAGCTGGTGGTAAGCATAACGACCTTGATAATGTCGGCTACACAGCGCGCCACCACACATTTTTTGAGATGCTAGGAAATTTTAGTTTTGGCGAATACTTCAAAAAAGAAGCGATCGCTTATGCTTGGGAATTTGTAACAGAAGTACTAAAACTACCAAAAGACAAACTTTATGTAACCGTTCATGAAAGCGACGATGAGGCGTTTGAAATTTGGAGCACTCACATCGCAAAAGAGAGAATTTACCGCTTTGGCGATCATGATAACTTCTGGCAAATGGGCGATACTGGACCATGCGGCCCTTGCAGTGAAATTTTTTACGATCAAGGTGCTGAGCACTTTAACACGCCTGAGGACTACATGGGCGGCGACGGCGATAGATTTTTGGAGATCTGGAATCTTGTTTTCATGCAGTATGAAAGAAGCGCCGATGGCAAACTAAGCCCATTACCAAAGCCAAGCATTGATACTGGCATGGGACTTGAGCGCGTTACTGCTATCTTGCAAGGTAAATTTAGCAACTACGACAGCACACTTTTTATGCCACTAATTAGCGAAGTAGCAAAGCTTTGTGGCAAACCATACATCTATGAAAGTGGCGCTAGCTACCGCGTCATAAGCGATCACATCCGTTCAGTCACATTTTTGCTAGCTCAGGGCACTACATTTGACAAAGAAGGCCGTGGCTACGTGCTTCGCCGTATCTTACGCCGTGCGATCCGTCATGGATACTTGCTAGGCATAAAAGAGCCATTTATGTATAAGCTTGTTGATAAAGTTTGCGAGCTTATGGGCGGACACTACACCTATCTAAACGATAAAAAAGCGGCTGTAAAAGAGCAGATAAAGCTTGAAGAAGAGAGATTTTTGGCGACTATTGCTAGCGGTTTGGAGCTATTTGAGAGCGAGCTTAAAAATACAAAAGAAATTTTTAGCGGAGAGGCTGCGTTTAAGCTTTATGACACATTTGGCTTCCCACTTGACCTAACAGCTGATATGCTTAGAGAAAAAGGCTTAAAGGTCGATGAGGCAAGGTTTGATGAGCTTATGAGCGAGCAAAAGGCACGTGCAAAAGCTGCTTGGAAAGGCAGTGGCGATAAGAGTGCAAAGGGCGATTTTAAAGAGCTACTTGAGAAATTTGGCGAGAATAAATTTATAGGCTATGAAGAGCTTAAGAGCAAAAGCAAAATTTTAGCCCTACTTGATGAAGAATTTAAAAATGTAGATAGCTTAGATGCTGGCAAAGAGGGCTGGGTGATGTTTGATGTCACTCCATTTTACGCTCAAAGTGGCGGCCAGTGCGGTGATAGCGGTAAGATAGTAGGCAAAGCAAATGTGCTTGATACGCAAAAATTTCATGGACTAAATTTATCTTTAGTAAAAACTAATGCAGCGCTAAAAGTTGGCGATGAAGTAGAGCTTGAAGTTGGCAGTGATAGAGCCCAGATCGCACGTCACCACAGCGCCACACACTTACTTCATGCAGCCCTTAGAAACGTGCTTGGCACGCATATCGCTCAAGCTGGCTCAAGTGTGGAAGCGGATAAGTTAAGGTTTGACTTCTCTCATCCAAAAGCACTAAGTAGCGAAGAACTTTCAAAGATTGAAAATTTAGTAAATGAGTGGATACTAAATGGTGCTAACTCAAAAACAGAACTTATGAAACTTGAAGATGCTAAAAATAGTGGAGCTATCGCACTATTTAATGAAAAATACGCTAATAATGTAAGAGTCGTTAGCTTTGGTAATGTCAGCAAAGAGCTTTGCGGTGGCACACACGTAAAAAATATAGATGAGATAGGATCATTTTTCATCACAAAAGAGAGTGGCGTAAGTGCTGGCGTTAGGCGTGTAGAGGCCGTTTGCTCAAGAGCTGCGCTAAATTTAGTAAAGTCATTTAGAGCCGAGCTTGACGAGCTAAAAGATGAGCTAAAAAGTACCGAGCCACTAAATGCGGTCAAAAAGCTAAAAAATGAATTAAGAGTTTTAAAAGACAAACTAAAAAATGCTAAAAATTCTCATGAGCTAGTCTATTTAGATATAAATAAAACCAAACTTTGCGTTACAAGCGTAGATGGTGGAGATATAAAAACCTTGATAGATGAGTTTAAAAATGAGTATGAAAGTGCTGCTATTTTGCTAATCCAAGCCGATGAGAGTGGCAAAATTTCTCTTGCAGCTGGCGTTAAAAATGCTCCTTTAAAAGCTGGTGCTTGGGTAAAATTTGCAGCACAAATTCTAGGCGGCAATGGAGGTGGTAAAGATGACTTTGCAACAGCCGGTGGCAAAGATGCATCAATGATAGAAGATGCGATAAAAGATTCACTTGAGTACGCAAGGCAAGCCTTAGAAAAATGA
- a CDS encoding Gfo/Idh/MocA family protein, producing MKLKIGIVGYNLVGKRHYMELRRSDKFEVCGVFDKENRDDACRAPFFDEFKKFIEVAQPQAVVLCLPQHEIVEAFCQCAKYCQNILISRPIFKSVSELKEIKYASVVNKVRVCTGVDERFNPTIVSLKKALLKEEEIYSISIAHFKPLCEGNIINELSLCDIDLAKNLVDSEICSFFYTQANKTNTKICDNVGINIKMKNQILVNITDSFCGSLERFKIEVNAKEGVYFGDLIDYKLHRVNENGQMNLKTDPLNNEIKAQYDAFYDLCQSGENIELSNIDDAIKIKELF from the coding sequence GTGAAACTCAAAATTGGCATTGTTGGATACAATCTGGTTGGCAAGCGGCACTATATGGAGCTGAGGCGTTCTGACAAATTTGAAGTTTGTGGAGTTTTTGATAAAGAAAATAGAGATGATGCTTGCAGAGCTCCGTTTTTTGATGAGTTTAAGAAATTTATAGAAGTAGCCCAGCCACAAGCTGTTGTACTTTGTTTGCCTCAACATGAGATCGTAGAGGCCTTTTGTCAGTGTGCAAAATATTGCCAAAATATCTTGATTTCAAGGCCAATATTTAAAAGTGTAAGCGAGCTAAAAGAGATAAAATATGCCTCAGTTGTAAATAAAGTAAGAGTTTGTACTGGTGTTGATGAACGTTTTAATCCAACTATTGTTTCGCTAAAAAAGGCGCTTTTAAAAGAAGAAGAAATTTATAGCATTTCAATTGCGCATTTTAAACCACTTTGTGAAGGAAATATTATAAACGAACTTTCGCTTTGCGATATAGACCTTGCGAAAAATTTAGTGGATAGTGAAATTTGCAGCTTTTTTTATACTCAGGCAAATAAAACCAATACTAAAATATGCGATAATGTTGGAATTAACATTAAAATGAAAAATCAAATTTTAGTAAATATTACCGATTCGTTTTGTGGTTCATTAGAACGTTTCAAAATAGAAGTAAATGCCAAAGAAGGTGTTTATTTTGGCGATCTTATCGATTACAAACTTCACAGGGTAAATGAAAATGGTCAGATGAATTTAAAAACCGATCCTTTAAACAATGAAATAAAAGCCCAATATGATGCCTTTTATGACCTTTGTCAAAGCGGCGAAAACATCGAACTTTCAAACATTGATGATGCGATAAAAATTAAGGAGTTGTTTTGA
- the hemH gene encoding ferrochelatase, giving the protein MKKALLLLNMGGANSLADVEIFLKNMFNDPYILGIKNKFLRKFVAFMITKGRLKTAKHNYEQIGGKSPICELTAKLCDKISSLQNEFDAVDFAMNYTSPFVKDVLKKYENFDEIVLLPLYPHHSQTTITSSLDDFKKAKDELEIKAKILLCGPFYDDEIYNKIIISHINEAINNIDVSDVELIFSAHSLPQKIIDKGDVYEKHINEHVQILSKMIKDSGLNFKEINLAYQSRLGPVKWLEPSLNEILAKCKSKKALIYPLSFCIDNSETIFELVIEYAKIAKELNFSFYKVVWCPNFSDEFASFILQKAKTAKEINF; this is encoded by the coding sequence ATGAAAAAGGCACTTTTGCTTTTAAATATGGGTGGGGCAAATAGCCTTGCTGATGTAGAAATTTTTCTAAAAAATATGTTTAATGACCCTTATATTTTGGGTATAAAGAATAAATTTTTAAGAAAATTTGTAGCTTTTATGATCACAAAAGGTAGGCTAAAAACGGCTAAGCATAACTACGAACAAATAGGTGGCAAATCGCCTATTTGCGAGCTTACAGCTAAGCTTTGCGATAAAATTTCAAGCTTACAAAATGAGTTTGATGCAGTTGATTTTGCGATGAACTATACTTCACCATTTGTAAAAGATGTGCTTAAAAAATACGAAAATTTTGATGAGATAGTGCTTTTGCCACTTTATCCTCATCATTCACAAACTACGATAACTTCAAGTTTAGATGATTTTAAAAAAGCAAAAGATGAGCTAGAGATAAAGGCTAAAATTTTGCTTTGCGGGCCATTTTATGATGATGAAATTTATAATAAAATCATAATCTCGCACATAAATGAAGCCATAAATAATATAGATGTAAGCGATGTGGAGCTTATCTTTTCAGCTCATTCGTTGCCTCAAAAAATTATTGATAAAGGCGATGTCTACGAAAAACATATAAATGAGCATGTGCAAATTCTAAGCAAAATGATAAAAGATAGCGGATTAAACTTCAAAGAGATAAATTTAGCCTACCAATCGCGTCTTGGGCCTGTAAAATGGCTAGAGCCCTCACTAAATGAAATTTTGGCAAAGTGTAAGAGTAAAAAGGCTCTTATCTATCCACTCTCTTTTTGTATTGATAACTCTGAGACTATTTTTGAGCTAGTTATTGAGTATGCAAAGATCGCAAAAGAGCTAAATTTTAGCTTCTACAAGGTTGTTTGGTGCCCAAATTTTAGTGATGAGTTTGCTAGTTTTATCTTACAAAAAGCAAAAACAGCCAAAGAGATTAACTTTTAG
- a CDS encoding response regulator has protein sequence MKVQNNDIIDYLLQSGSSKTKDKKNSFDEILNLAMDKIASDAKISDKIEQFKKRLTEIGAVGFISELNSNKIEEKIAQKKKELTELLGIDDPAKTQDQKNELLKIMDKILSDYRKELNVALANQALLEKQKNLNSKNSNSVNLSSVLNELGLA, from the coding sequence ATGAAGGTACAAAATAACGACATAATCGATTATTTATTGCAATCAGGCTCAAGCAAAACTAAAGATAAAAAAAATAGTTTTGATGAAATTTTAAACCTTGCTATGGATAAAATCGCAAGCGATGCAAAAATTTCAGATAAGATTGAACAGTTTAAAAAAAGGCTTACTGAAATCGGTGCAGTTGGTTTTATAAGTGAGCTAAATTCTAACAAGATAGAAGAGAAAATAGCCCAAAAGAAAAAGGAGCTAACAGAACTTCTAGGCATAGATGATCCCGCAAAAACACAGGATCAAAAAAATGAGTTGCTTAAAATAATGGATAAAATTTTAAGTGATTATCGCAAAGAGCTAAATGTAGCACTTGCTAATCAAGCTCTGCTAGAGAAGCAAAAAAATCTTAATAGTAAGAATAGCAACTCGGTTAATCTAAGTTCTGTTTTAAATGAGCTAGGACTTGCTTAA
- a CDS encoding phosphatidylglycerophosphatase A encodes MQKLFLTFFGFGLLPKAPGTWGSVAGAVAAYFVLYFFSSTTLLLASILLFLVSISVIDDFEKKVNSHDESFIVIDEVAGVWLAIAISGATISQLVLSLVIFRVLDIKKPSIIGRIDRNVKGGLGVMGDDMVAGFFAGIISAIIYGAAIKFGITLP; translated from the coding sequence ATGCAAAAGCTATTTTTGACATTTTTTGGATTTGGACTTTTACCAAAGGCACCTGGCACTTGGGGCTCGGTAGCTGGAGCTGTGGCAGCTTATTTTGTATTATATTTTTTCTCATCTACCACACTTTTACTAGCTAGCATTTTGTTATTTTTGGTGAGCATTAGCGTTATTGATGATTTTGAAAAAAAGGTAAATTCTCACGATGAAAGTTTTATCGTTATAGACGAAGTTGCTGGCGTTTGGCTTGCTATCGCCATTAGCGGAGCGACGATCTCACAGCTAGTTCTCTCACTCGTGATTTTTAGAGTGCTTGATATCAAAAAGCCTTCTATAATAGGCAGGATCGATCGCAATGTAAAAGGTGGCCTTGGCGTAATGGGCGATGATATGGTAGCTGGCTTTTTTGCCGGAATAATTAGCGCAATAATATACGGGGCTGCTATAAAATTTGGCATAACTTTGCCGTAA